In the Hemitrygon akajei chromosome 7, sHemAka1.3, whole genome shotgun sequence genome, one interval contains:
- the LOC140730141 gene encoding uncharacterized protein, producing MCVATLWAVAPPQCAWVCWLLTHFTVCLSSLNLNRKEKATAALAEDPLEGSFSETVRLDLKTQKGVITLKRVRKSRVQNPDSALRAGPGAAVRRPAFLSPQPTLSSPTRKPKPATFTQGPNAWNMKAQFLLVLLSALALPPARAEVVAQFNNNNCGEFFRGGLEPRGLEPASPARLCQRHKGRYYFAGLFDRDRRIPVYSAHVFGFKYDSDDMRSGSDKRWKYEPQLVNWSTSADMRHITKNVKNQEAIRQSQPVEVRYDIKYYGSYYSRGHLNPNSYQGSYTSRSATYTLTNTVPQTQAFNSGAWARQERATAQLLQQQCANVAVHLVTGAVPYRHDVWIPGPKEQREAVPQLVWSAYCCAGGKSGAALAHNDGKEPADLAEGLEALQPGEVRVLGVEELEWALQQRLHPDKEVKIFPAGCY from the exons ATGTGTGTGGCGACACTTTGGGCTGTTGCCCCTCCCCAGTGCGCTTGGGTGTGCTGGCTGTTAACACATTTCACCGTGTGCTTGTCATCGCTGAATCTGAATCGGAAGGAGAAAGCCACAGCGGCTCTCGCAGAGGATCCACTGGAGGGCTCGTTCTCTGAGACAGTACGGCTAGACCTTAAAACTCAGAAAGGCGTCATCACTTTGAAG CGCGTGAGGAAGTCACGGGTCCAAAACCCTGATTCCGCCCTGAGAGCAGGACCAGGTGCAGCAGTCAGGAGACCTGCCTTCCTCAGCCCACAGCCGACCTTGAGCTCTCCGACTCGCAAGCCAAAGCCAGCGACCTTCACACAGGGACCCAACGCCTGGAACATGAAGGCTCAGTTCCTCCTCGTGCTGCTCTCTGCTTTAGCCTTGCCCCCGGCTCGTGCCGAGGTGGTGGCCCAGTTCAACAACAACAATTGCGGGGAGTTCTTCCGGGGCGGTCTCGAGCCGCGGGGCCTGGAGCCCGCCAGCCCTGCCAGGCTGTGTCAGCGTCACAAGGGCAGGTACTACTTCGCTGGGCTCTTCGACAGAGACCGCAGGATCCCCGTCTACTCCGCACACGTCTTCGGGTTTAAGTACGACTCTGATGACATGCGGAGCGGGTCTGACAAAAGATGGAAGTACGAGCCTCAG CTGGTTAACTGGAGCACCAGTGCCGACATGCGCCATATAACGAAGAACGTGAAGAACCAAGAGGCCATCCGGCAGAGCCAACCGGTGGAGGTCAGATATGACATCAAGTACTACGGCAGCTACTACAGCCGAGGACACCTGAACCCCAACAGCTACCAGGGCAGCTACACCAGCCGCAGTGCCACCTACACCCTCACCAACACCGTGCCCCAGACACAGGCCTTCAACAGCGGCGCCTGGGCCCGCCAGGAGCGGGCCACGGCCCAGCTCCTCCAGCAGCAGTGCGCCAACGTGGCGGTGCACCTGGTGACGGGCGCCGTGCCCTACCGCCACGACGTGTGGATCCCCGGGCCGAAGGAGCAGAGAGAGGCCGTCCCGCAGCTCGTCTGGTCGGCTTACTGCTGTGCCGGGGGGAAGAGCGGAGCTGCTTTGGCCCACAACGATGGGAAGGAGCCAGCCGACCTGGCAGAGGGGCTGGAGGCTCTCCAGCCTGGCGAGGTGCGGGTCCTGGGGGTGGAGGAGTTAGAGTGGGCACTGCAGCAGAGGTTGCACCCTGACAAAGAGGTGAAGATCTTCCCGGCGGGCTGCTATTAA